In one Anas platyrhynchos isolate ZD024472 breed Pekin duck chromosome 8, IASCAAS_PekinDuck_T2T, whole genome shotgun sequence genomic region, the following are encoded:
- the HFM1 gene encoding probable ATP-dependent DNA helicase HFM1 isoform X10, whose translation MLRAVTEIPTQFRSIFKEFPYFNYAQSKALDDLLYTDRNFVICAPTGSGKTVMFELAITRLLMEAPMPWLNIKIVYMAPIKALCSQRYHDWKEKFGPIGLNCKELTGDTVMDDLFEIHRAHIIITTPEKWDSMTRRWRDNSIVQLVRLFLIDEVHVIKDESRGATLEVVVSRMRTIQSSLWRLSENHDVVPPLRFVAVSATIPNAEDIAEWLSDGKMPAVCLKIDEDQRPVKLRKIVLGFPCSDNQTEFKFDLTLNYKIASVIQTYSEQKPALVFCATRKGVQQAASVLSKDAKFLLSVEQKQRLQRSANSLKDSKLRDLLMYGVAYHHAGMEVCDRKIIEGAFTDGDLPVLFTTSTLAMGVNLPAHLVVIKSTMHYVGGMFEEYSETDILQMIGRAGRPQFDTTATAVIMTRWSTREKYIQMLNGADIIESSLHRHLVEHLNAEIVLHTVTDVTVALEWIRSTFLYIRALKNPTHYGFSSGLDKIGIEAKLQELCLKNLNDLSSFNLVRMDKENSFKPTETGRLMAWYYIAFETVKQFFTIKGTETLNELVTMISNCAEFLDVKLRINEKKILNTLNKDKDKITIRFPLEGKIKTREMKINCLIQAQLGCIPLQDFTLTQDTGKIFRNGIRITRWLSDFLASSKTNFSALLNSVILAKCFRCKLWENSLHVSKQLEKIDLFYCSYGIMHGVSLSNAMVNAGLTTFKKIEETNARELELILNRHPPFGNQIKESVLHLPKYELDIEQLPKYSDTLAEILVTIKLTNFEQLQRKRTAPDFHYLTLIIGDADNQVIFIQKIMDSVLLKTGNWMKKIEVRRALKSEDISINLISSDYVGLDIQQAFTAFYLMPRTVGGKVVTNKKLKAESPLGMYYGSPQSPPAAEVDTGSRSKEEHTYKKYGNRECNHRCKNKDVCGHDCCKTGVPPKSEMNGDSKFTLYLADLRSRNSTSSVPPVKRLKMQMLNQAQNVDLKHFGFASKSLMPALSRSGNKQLSSSPPVDLVDNVNSLGISQKQLQSWNYGKSSASDVNSELREDIWNDLDDEILVYASDFSSGELDHGNTCLHIPDEHETRCKYATSKATSDISKGSCTLQGETSSQNPFFSVLNSSSKVELPVQSGYINTLSFQEEKHSNPSQELKNIQCSSISKAISDSFKFTRKEDFFFTKEQEEEIEPRYLLDVDDEISDVKPLLGLFDDIL comes from the exons ATGTTGAGGGCTGTTACAGAAATAC CGACCCAATTTAGAAGTATCTTTAAGGAGTTTCCATATTTTAACTATGCACAGTCTAAAGCTTTGGATGAC CTTCTTTACACAGATAGAAATTTTGTGATTTGTGCTCCAACTGGCTCTGGAAAAACTGTGATGTTTGAACTAGCTATTACCAGATTACTTATGGAAGCCCCAATGCCTTGGTTAAACATTAAAATTGTTTACA tGGCTCCAATAAAAGCTCTATGCAGTCAGCGTTATCatgactggaaagaaaaatttggACCTATAGGACTCAACTGTAAGGAACTGACGGGAGATACAGTGATGGatgatttatttgaaatacatcGTGCTCACATTATTATCACTACACCT GAAAAATGGGATAGCATGACTAGAAGGTGGAGAGACAACTCTATAGTTCAGCTTGTACGACTGTTTCTCATTGATGAG GTGCATGTTATAAAGGATGAAAGCCGTGGTGCAACATTAGAAGTTGTAGTCAGTCGGATGAGGActattcagtcttctctttgGCGTCTTTCAGAGAATCATGACGTTGTTCCTCCCTTGAGATTTGTAGCTGTTTCAGCAACAATCCCAAATGCTGAAGAT attGCAGAATGGCTTTCAGATGGTAAGATGCCTGCTGTATGTCTGAAAATAGATGAGGATCAGCGACCAGTGAAGCTACGCAAAATTGTTCTTGGTTTTCCTTGCAGTGATAATCAAACAGAATTCAAATTTGACTTAACTCTTAACTACAAGATAGCGAGTGTTATACAAACATACTCTGAACAAAAACCAGCACTTGTG TTTTGTGCCACAAGAAAAGGAGTACAGCAGGCCGCTTCTGTTCTTTCAAAAGATGCCAAATTTCTATTAAGTGTAGAACAGAAACAAAG ATTACAGAGGTCTGCAAATTCATTGAAAGATTCTAAGCTCAGAG ATCTTTTAATGTATGGTGTGGCTTATCATCATGCGGGTATGGAGGTgtgtgacagaaaaataattgaaggaGCTTTTACTGATGGAGATTTACCAGTACTTT TTACTACTAGCACGTTAGCTATGGGAGTCAATCTACCTGCACACCTGGTGGTTATAAAATCCACAATGCACTATGTTGGAGGGATGTTTGAAGAGTACAGTGAAACTGATATTCTGCAAATGATTGGGAGAGCAGGAAGACCTCAA TTTGACACTACAGCAACAGCAGTCATTATGACTCGTTGGAGTACAAGGGAGAAGTATATACAGATGTTAAATGGTGCAGATATAATAGAGAGCAG CTTGCACAGGCATCTTGTTGAGCACTTAAATGCAGAAATAGTGCTGCATACTGTCACAGATGTCACTGTAGCTTTGGAATGGATACGATCAACCTTCTTGTACATTAGAGCTTTAAAAAATCCAACTCATTACG GTTTTTCATCTGGATTGGATAAAATTGGAATTGAAGCAAAATTACAGG AACTGTGTTTGAAGAACTTGAACGATTTGTCTTCTTTCAATTTGGTCAGGATGGATAAAGAAAATAGTTTCAAACCAACAG agaCTGGAAGATTAATGGCATGGTATTATATTGCATTTGAAACAGTGAAACAGTTTTTCACAATTAAGGGAACAGAGACTTTAAATGAATTG GTTACAATGATCTCCAACTGCGCAGAATTTCTGGATGTCAAGTtaagaataaatgaaaagaaaatactgaacaCTTTGAATAAAGACAAGGACAAAATAACCATCAg GTTTCCATTGGAGGGAAAGATTAAaacaagagaaatgaaaataaactg TCTTATTCAGGCTCAGCTAGGATGCATTCCTCTTCAAGACTTTACTTTGACACAAGATACTggcaaaatatttagaaatggcATAAGAATTACTAGAT GGTTGTCTGACTTTCTGGCATCAAGTAAAACCAATTTTTCGGCATTATTAAACTCCGTGATTTTAGCTAAGTGTTTCAGGTGCAAACTTTGGGAAAATTCACTTCATGTGTCTAAACAATTGGAAAAAATTG atttgttttactgttcaTATGGAATTATGCATG gtgTATCATTGTCAAATGCTATGGTAAATGCTGGGCtgacaacatttaaaaaaatagaagagacaAATGCAAGGGAACTTGAATTg ATTTTAAACAGACATCCTCCTTTTGGAAACCAGATAAAAGAATCTGTTTTGCATCTTCCAAAATACGAACTTGACATTGAACAG CTTCCAAAATACAGTGATACACTGGCTGAAATCTTAGTAACCATCAAATTAACAAACTTTGAGCAGCtacagagaaagagaacagCACCAGATTTTCACTATCTTACATTGATCATAGGAGATGCTGACAATCAAgtaatttttattcagaaaataat GGATTCAGTGTTGCTAAAAACTGGAAATTGGATGAAGAAAATTGAAGTGAGAAGAGCTCTTAAATCAGAGGACATTAGTATAAATTTAATTAGTTCTGATTATG ttggCCTTGACATACAGCAAGCATTTACAGCCTTTTACTTAATGCCAAGAACAGTTGGAGGTAAAGtagttacaaataaaaaattgaaagctGAGTCTCCACTTGGTATGTATTACGGCTCACCGCAAAGTCCGCCAGCAGCAGAAGTAGATACAG GAAGCAGATCTAAAGAAGAGCATACCTACAAGAAATATGGGAACAGAGAGTGCAACCATCgctgtaaaaataaagatgtatgTGGACATGACTGCT GTAAAACTGGAGTACCTCCAAAGTCTGAGATGAATGGAGATTCTAAGTTTACTTTGTACTTAGCTGATTTAAGGAGCAGGAACTCAACTTCATCTGTACCCCCAGTAAAGCGATTAAAG ATGCAGATGTTAAATCAAGCTCAGAATGTGGATCTcaaacattttggttttgcatCCAAATCCTTGATGCCAGCGTTGTCAAg gtcTGGCAATAAACAGTTGTCTTCGTCACCTCCAGTGGACCTGGTAGATAATGTTAATAGCCTAGGAATATCTCAGAAACAACTGCAATCCTGGAATTACGGAAAGAGTA gtgcttCAGATGTGAACTCTGAACTGAGAGAGGACATTTGGAATGATCTTGATGATGAAATATTAGTATATGCTAGTGACTTTTCCAGTGGAGAATTAG ACCATGGAAATACCTGCCTTCACATTCCAGATGAGCATGAAACACGTTGCAAGTATGCAACAAGCAAAGCTACAAGTGACATTTCAAAAGG TTCTTGCACATTACAAGGTGAGACCAGTAGTCAGAACCCGTTCTTTTCTGTGCTTAATAGCTCATCAAAAGTGGAATTACCTGTACAGAGTGGATATATAAATACG CTGAGttttcaagaagaaaagcatTCAAATCCTTCACAAGAGCTGAAAAATATACAGTGTTCTTCAATCTCAAAAGCAATCTCAGACTCTTTTAAATTCACTAggaaagaagatttttttttcacaaaagaacaggaagaagaaatagagCCCAG ATATCTTCTGGATGTGGATGATGAAATCAGTGATGTCAAGCCTTTACTTGGACTATTTGATGATATACTGTAA
- the HFM1 gene encoding probable ATP-dependent DNA helicase HFM1 isoform X1, whose product MFNSSDTVFSLDNLFYEKPDAKKRERDLEKEESNLWYIAPAPVIGEIPAAEELQRELKKNELQRKLEKNTASNHMGGIKHQKFIQQCKSNTEDVNDKSPASVHFGIVSEKEMLQLSVGEREKINVQHESLEMVSLFLSPDQDKYKRGTGICQQPDANFSQSKILINIPENGDDESAHSTLRRSLFKLSDCMYKNTEFKDSSVDMKQVDTYLNTSENMTEARKDVWRINHHTPITTDSDFTLHRVNDGNTASKIGFQIKSLPSASRILDKTGTTGRNLEMLRAVTEIPTQFRSIFKEFPYFNYAQSKALDDLLYTDRNFVICAPTGSGKTVMFELAITRLLMEAPMPWLNIKIVYMAPIKALCSQRYHDWKEKFGPIGLNCKELTGDTVMDDLFEIHRAHIIITTPEKWDSMTRRWRDNSIVQLVRLFLIDEVHVIKDESRGATLEVVVSRMRTIQSSLWRLSENHDVVPPLRFVAVSATIPNAEDIAEWLSDGKMPAVCLKIDEDQRPVKLRKIVLGFPCSDNQTEFKFDLTLNYKIASVIQTYSEQKPALVFCATRKGVQQAASVLSKDAKFLLSVEQKQRLQRSANSLKDSKLRDLLMYGVAYHHAGMEVCDRKIIEGAFTDGDLPVLFTTSTLAMGVNLPAHLVVIKSTMHYVGGMFEEYSETDILQMIGRAGRPQFDTTATAVIMTRWSTREKYIQMLNGADIIESSLHRHLVEHLNAEIVLHTVTDVTVALEWIRSTFLYIRALKNPTHYGFSSGLDKIGIEAKLQELCLKNLNDLSSFNLVRMDKENSFKPTETGRLMAWYYIAFETVKQFFTIKGTETLNELVTMISNCAEFLDVKLRINEKKILNTLNKDKDKITIRFPLEGKIKTREMKINCLIQAQLGCIPLQDFTLTQDTGKIFRNGIRITRWLSDFLASSKTNFSALLNSVILAKCFRCKLWENSLHVSKQLEKIDLFYCSYGIMHGVSLSNAMVNAGLTTFKKIEETNARELELILNRHPPFGNQIKESVLHLPKYELDIEQLPKYSDTLAEILVTIKLTNFEQLQRKRTAPDFHYLTLIIGDADNQVIFIQKIMDSVLLKTGNWMKKIEVRRALKSEDISINLISSDYVGLDIQQAFTAFYLMPRTVGGKVVTNKKLKAESPLGMYYGSPQSPPAAEVDTGSRSKEEHTYKKYGNRECNHRCKNKDVCGHDCCKTGVPPKSEMNGDSKFTLYLADLRSRNSTSSVPPVKRLKMQMLNQAQNVDLKHFGFASKSLMPALSRSGNKQLSSSPPVDLVDNVNSLGISQKQLQSWNYGKSSASDVNSELREDIWNDLDDEILVYASDFSSGELDHGNTCLHIPDEHETRCKYATSKATSDISKGSCTLQGETSSQNPFFSVLNSSSKVELPVQSGYINTLSFQEEKHSNPSQELKNIQCSSISKAISDSFKFTRKEDFFFTKEQEEEIEPRYLLDVDDEISDVKPLLGLFDDIL is encoded by the exons ATGTTTAACTCTTCTGACACGGTCTTTTCATtggataatttattttatgaaaaaccagatgcaaaaaaaag AGAGAGAGATCTAGAAAAAGAAGAGTCAAACCTTTGGTATATTGCACCTGCTCCAGTTATTGGTGAAATTCCAGCAGCAGAAGAGTTACAGagggaactgaaaaaaaatgagttgcagaggaagctggaaaaaaacacagccagCAATCATATGG GAGGGATAAAGCACCAGAAGTTTATACAACAATGCAAGAGTAACACTGAGGATGTAAATGATAAATCTCCAGCATCTGTTCATTTTGGCATAGtctctgaaaaagaaatgctcCAACTAAGTgtaggagaaagagagaaaataaatgttcagcATGAAAGTCTAGAAATGGTTTCATTGTTTCTCTCTCCTGACCAAGATAAGTATAAAAGAGGAACGGGGATTTGTCAGCAACCTGATGCAAATTTTTCACAGAGTAAAATCTTAATTAATATTCCAGAAAATGGTGATGATGAGAGTGCCCATTCCACATTAAGAAGAAG CTTATTTAAACTGTCTGATTGCatgtataaaaatacagaatttaaagATAGTTCAGTGGATATGAAACAAGTTGATACTTACCTTAATACAAGTGAAAACATGACAGAAGCGAGAAAAGATGTGTGGAGAATAAATCATCATACTCCAATAACTACAGACTCAGATTTTACCCTACATAGGGTAAATGATGGGAACACTGCATCTAAAATAggatttcaaataaaatcaCTTCCTAGTGCTTCAAGGATTCTGGATAAGACAG GAACAACAGGAAGAAATTTGGAAATGTTGAGGGCTGTTACAGAAATAC CGACCCAATTTAGAAGTATCTTTAAGGAGTTTCCATATTTTAACTATGCACAGTCTAAAGCTTTGGATGAC CTTCTTTACACAGATAGAAATTTTGTGATTTGTGCTCCAACTGGCTCTGGAAAAACTGTGATGTTTGAACTAGCTATTACCAGATTACTTATGGAAGCCCCAATGCCTTGGTTAAACATTAAAATTGTTTACA tGGCTCCAATAAAAGCTCTATGCAGTCAGCGTTATCatgactggaaagaaaaatttggACCTATAGGACTCAACTGTAAGGAACTGACGGGAGATACAGTGATGGatgatttatttgaaatacatcGTGCTCACATTATTATCACTACACCT GAAAAATGGGATAGCATGACTAGAAGGTGGAGAGACAACTCTATAGTTCAGCTTGTACGACTGTTTCTCATTGATGAG GTGCATGTTATAAAGGATGAAAGCCGTGGTGCAACATTAGAAGTTGTAGTCAGTCGGATGAGGActattcagtcttctctttgGCGTCTTTCAGAGAATCATGACGTTGTTCCTCCCTTGAGATTTGTAGCTGTTTCAGCAACAATCCCAAATGCTGAAGAT attGCAGAATGGCTTTCAGATGGTAAGATGCCTGCTGTATGTCTGAAAATAGATGAGGATCAGCGACCAGTGAAGCTACGCAAAATTGTTCTTGGTTTTCCTTGCAGTGATAATCAAACAGAATTCAAATTTGACTTAACTCTTAACTACAAGATAGCGAGTGTTATACAAACATACTCTGAACAAAAACCAGCACTTGTG TTTTGTGCCACAAGAAAAGGAGTACAGCAGGCCGCTTCTGTTCTTTCAAAAGATGCCAAATTTCTATTAAGTGTAGAACAGAAACAAAG ATTACAGAGGTCTGCAAATTCATTGAAAGATTCTAAGCTCAGAG ATCTTTTAATGTATGGTGTGGCTTATCATCATGCGGGTATGGAGGTgtgtgacagaaaaataattgaaggaGCTTTTACTGATGGAGATTTACCAGTACTTT TTACTACTAGCACGTTAGCTATGGGAGTCAATCTACCTGCACACCTGGTGGTTATAAAATCCACAATGCACTATGTTGGAGGGATGTTTGAAGAGTACAGTGAAACTGATATTCTGCAAATGATTGGGAGAGCAGGAAGACCTCAA TTTGACACTACAGCAACAGCAGTCATTATGACTCGTTGGAGTACAAGGGAGAAGTATATACAGATGTTAAATGGTGCAGATATAATAGAGAGCAG CTTGCACAGGCATCTTGTTGAGCACTTAAATGCAGAAATAGTGCTGCATACTGTCACAGATGTCACTGTAGCTTTGGAATGGATACGATCAACCTTCTTGTACATTAGAGCTTTAAAAAATCCAACTCATTACG GTTTTTCATCTGGATTGGATAAAATTGGAATTGAAGCAAAATTACAGG AACTGTGTTTGAAGAACTTGAACGATTTGTCTTCTTTCAATTTGGTCAGGATGGATAAAGAAAATAGTTTCAAACCAACAG agaCTGGAAGATTAATGGCATGGTATTATATTGCATTTGAAACAGTGAAACAGTTTTTCACAATTAAGGGAACAGAGACTTTAAATGAATTG GTTACAATGATCTCCAACTGCGCAGAATTTCTGGATGTCAAGTtaagaataaatgaaaagaaaatactgaacaCTTTGAATAAAGACAAGGACAAAATAACCATCAg GTTTCCATTGGAGGGAAAGATTAAaacaagagaaatgaaaataaactg TCTTATTCAGGCTCAGCTAGGATGCATTCCTCTTCAAGACTTTACTTTGACACAAGATACTggcaaaatatttagaaatggcATAAGAATTACTAGAT GGTTGTCTGACTTTCTGGCATCAAGTAAAACCAATTTTTCGGCATTATTAAACTCCGTGATTTTAGCTAAGTGTTTCAGGTGCAAACTTTGGGAAAATTCACTTCATGTGTCTAAACAATTGGAAAAAATTG atttgttttactgttcaTATGGAATTATGCATG gtgTATCATTGTCAAATGCTATGGTAAATGCTGGGCtgacaacatttaaaaaaatagaagagacaAATGCAAGGGAACTTGAATTg ATTTTAAACAGACATCCTCCTTTTGGAAACCAGATAAAAGAATCTGTTTTGCATCTTCCAAAATACGAACTTGACATTGAACAG CTTCCAAAATACAGTGATACACTGGCTGAAATCTTAGTAACCATCAAATTAACAAACTTTGAGCAGCtacagagaaagagaacagCACCAGATTTTCACTATCTTACATTGATCATAGGAGATGCTGACAATCAAgtaatttttattcagaaaataat GGATTCAGTGTTGCTAAAAACTGGAAATTGGATGAAGAAAATTGAAGTGAGAAGAGCTCTTAAATCAGAGGACATTAGTATAAATTTAATTAGTTCTGATTATG ttggCCTTGACATACAGCAAGCATTTACAGCCTTTTACTTAATGCCAAGAACAGTTGGAGGTAAAGtagttacaaataaaaaattgaaagctGAGTCTCCACTTGGTATGTATTACGGCTCACCGCAAAGTCCGCCAGCAGCAGAAGTAGATACAG GAAGCAGATCTAAAGAAGAGCATACCTACAAGAAATATGGGAACAGAGAGTGCAACCATCgctgtaaaaataaagatgtatgTGGACATGACTGCT GTAAAACTGGAGTACCTCCAAAGTCTGAGATGAATGGAGATTCTAAGTTTACTTTGTACTTAGCTGATTTAAGGAGCAGGAACTCAACTTCATCTGTACCCCCAGTAAAGCGATTAAAG ATGCAGATGTTAAATCAAGCTCAGAATGTGGATCTcaaacattttggttttgcatCCAAATCCTTGATGCCAGCGTTGTCAAg gtcTGGCAATAAACAGTTGTCTTCGTCACCTCCAGTGGACCTGGTAGATAATGTTAATAGCCTAGGAATATCTCAGAAACAACTGCAATCCTGGAATTACGGAAAGAGTA gtgcttCAGATGTGAACTCTGAACTGAGAGAGGACATTTGGAATGATCTTGATGATGAAATATTAGTATATGCTAGTGACTTTTCCAGTGGAGAATTAG ACCATGGAAATACCTGCCTTCACATTCCAGATGAGCATGAAACACGTTGCAAGTATGCAACAAGCAAAGCTACAAGTGACATTTCAAAAGG TTCTTGCACATTACAAGGTGAGACCAGTAGTCAGAACCCGTTCTTTTCTGTGCTTAATAGCTCATCAAAAGTGGAATTACCTGTACAGAGTGGATATATAAATACG CTGAGttttcaagaagaaaagcatTCAAATCCTTCACAAGAGCTGAAAAATATACAGTGTTCTTCAATCTCAAAAGCAATCTCAGACTCTTTTAAATTCACTAggaaagaagatttttttttcacaaaagaacaggaagaagaaatagagCCCAG ATATCTTCTGGATGTGGATGATGAAATCAGTGATGTCAAGCCTTTACTTGGACTATTTGATGATATACTGTAA